In Oryzias latipes chromosome 15, ASM223467v1, the following proteins share a genomic window:
- the gsta4 gene encoding glutathione S-transferase A4 — MSDRAVLHYFNGRGKMESIRWLLTVVEAEFDEMYLTSRDQYEKLLNDGSLMFQQVPLVEIDGMKLVQTKAILHYIAEKYNLHGKDIKERAMVNMYAEGLIDLMEMMMMLPFVADPKPKLDNIQSKAKERYLPVFEKALSGPVYLVGGKLSYADVLLLECTLMLEEKFTGILGDFPSVKSFQGRMIKIPAVSRFLQPGSKRKPQPDENYVKTVMEVFKITGPFP, encoded by the exons aTGTCTGACAGAGCGGTCCTGCACTATTTTAATGGAAGGGGAAAGATGGAATCGATCCGCTGGCTCCTGACAGTGGTGGAAGCTGAA TTTGATGAGATGTATTTGACGTCGAGGGACCAGTATGAAAAACTGCTCAATG ATGGATCACTCATGTTTCAGCAAGTTCCCCTGGTGGAGATTGATGGCATGAAACTGGTTCAGACCAAAGCTATCCTGCATTACATTGCAGAGAAGTACAACCTCCATGGAAAAGACATCAAAGAGCGTGCAAT GGTCAACATGTACGCAGAAGGATTGATAGATCTCAtggagatgatgatgatgttacCCTTCGTTGCTGACCCAAAACCAAAACTGGACAACATTCAGAGTAAAGCAAAAGAGCGTTACCTACCTGTGTTTGAGAAG GCCCTCTCTGGACCCGTTTACCTGGTAGGAGGTAAACTAAGCTATGCAGATGTGCTGCTGCTGGAATGCACTCTGATGCTGGAGGAAAAGTTTACTGGGATCCTTGGCGACTTTCCCAGTGTCAAG TCTTTTCAGGGCAGAATGATCAAAATTCCTGCGGTCAGCAGGTTTTTGCAGCCAGGCAGTAAGAGGAAGCCACAGCCGGATGAGAATTATGTGAAGACCGTGATGGAAGTGTTCAAAATTACTGGTCCATTCCCTTAA